The following nucleotide sequence is from Catonella massiliensis.
AATTTATAATATTTCGTTCGCTATTTTTAAATGTTAACGAAAAACCGTCTTAACTTTTGTGTGTTATATAATTTTTATTGTAAATTATGCCGAAGTTTATTGCCTAAAAAGGTAGTTCAAAGAACTAGTTCCCAGCTCCTTTCCCTAAAAAAACAGCAGCCAGACTCCTAAAAGTCTGGCTGCTGGTGTATAATTAAGTTATGCAAAAACCCAAATTAACACGCAAAGATTATACCCTGAATGGAGGATTATATCAACTAAAACTTCCGCTAAATATTGAAACTGTTATTTGAAAAAGTAAATTCCACACCGTAGCTGAAATATAAAATTTAAACTTAGGTGTGGAAGTTACTTTTGCAATTCACTTTGCCATAGCCCTGTATTTTTGCCAAGGATTACTAAAAGCTAATTTAGCGCAATCCTGCATAAGTTTATAAAAAAGTGTGTGCTCGCACACATGTGCATTACTATTGCTATTGAATCAAGCAGCATATTACAGCTTAAACTTCTGTACTGCCTCTTCAAGTCCCTTAGCCATCTCAGGAAGTCTCTCAGCAGAGCTCTCGATAATGGAGGTTGACGCCGCCTGCTCTTCAACAGATGCAAGACACTCCTCAGTAGCAGCAGCATTTTCTTCAGATACAGCCGCCAGCCCTTCAACTATCTCGGAAAGCTCTCCTCTTGCATCTTCAAGCTCTTTCTCTGAGTCATTTAACTTGCCTATTATGGTCTTGGTTACATCTATCTCATCGGAGATGTATACAAACTGTTTCTCTGTCTCATCTACACAGGTAACCTGCTCGCCAACGACTGTCTTTACCTCTTCCATTATGTCTACAGCTTCCTTGGTTCTCTCTGAGAGGTTGCGGACAACCACCACGATTTCCTCAGTAAACTTATCTGTCTGTTCTGCAAGCTTCCTGATCTCATCAGCAACCACAGCAAAGCCCTTTCCTGCCTCTCCAGCCCTGGCAGCCTCAATGGCCGCGTTTAGTGCAAGGAGGTTGGTCTGTCCTGCTATTGACTTAATCATTGTACTTGCTTCATCTATCTTCTTAGCGCCTTCATCGGTTCTTACTATAACTTCACTCACCTTCATGGCTGATTCTTCAACCTTGGCGGTAGTGTTTATAAGGTCTTTAATAGCAGATATACCCTTTTCCTTGGCATCATATACACCATCTGAAGATTGGTTAAGCTCTACCATAGACTCTTCGTTTGCCCTAAGCGCCTCGCCCATGCTCTGCATAGCCTTGGTACCTCTTTGCATATCTTCTGCCTGGTGCATAGCTCCTATAGAAATGCCGTCAACTGCCTTGGTAAGCTCATCAGAAGCCTTTGCAGTACTCTTTGCATTGTCTGCAATCTCATTAGATACGTCGTGAATATGACCTGACACCTCTCTGATGTTAAGTACGATGTCTCTAAGCCTCTCAACTACCTTCTCAGTACCTCTTGATATAGAGCCAATTTCGTCTTTTCTTCCTGAATTCTTGCTTATACCTGCCTTAACTTCCTCGCTAAAGTCATAGTCTGCAAGCTTCTCCATGTCTTTTCCAAGTGCTGCTATAGGACTTGTGATAGACTTGATTATCCAAAGGAGAAGACCTAAGATAAGTACGAAGAAGAACGCGCCAATACCTATCATAAACAGGCTTAAATTATGTACTTCTCCCATAACTTCTGACTCAGGAACACTTACAACCAAAGTCCAATCAGTTCCTATTATCCCGTACTTAGAATTTACTCTCTTTATACCATCTTCTACTGAGTAAAATGTCTCATCATCGCCTTCAAGAATGGTGTCTACTAAGTCAGCTTTACTTCCATCTTCTATTTTACCAAACTCTTCAGAAGGCTCGTAATCCTTATAGGATACGATATATCCTTCACTGTCAATGATGTAGGCAAAGCCTGTATCGTAGAGCTTAATACCGTTTACAAGCTCATTTACAGTTTTCATGGTTATATCTAAACCAAGAACACCTATAGCCTTTCCATCTTTTTTAATCTGGGTTGAAACTGTAATTACAGTATCTCCACTTGCTGCGTCAGTGTAAGGAATGGATACATAAGGGTGATCAGATTTCATGGAATCTTTGTACCAGTCTCTGGTTGTGGGGTCATAGTCATCAGGTACAGGCAACTGGCTTCCGTTAAAGAAGCGCTTATCTGAAAATCCTGCAAAGGCCGCAAGGATTTCACTATTCTTATCAGTTACATATATCAATTCATTATAAAGTTCCTTATCAGATAAGTCAGACATAGTAATACTATCTGAAAGCATATCTACATTTGCAATCTGTTTAGCAATGAATGTCTCCAAGTTTGAGCCATATTTTTTAGCTGTTTCCAACATTTCACTCTTGCTTAGATTCTCCACCATTCTGCTTGAATATACATATGAGCTTCCCGCAATAAGCAGAATAGCCATAAGTATAGGCAATGCGATGAAAAGCAACATCCTTGTTTTAATCTTCATAAAAATCCTCCTGAAATATATTATTTTCTGTTTTCTAAAAATATAAAGCCGTTTAGAACACTTTATTATAAATACTCATGAAACATCTTGCTGTTTCCGTATCAAGCCCTTAAAAAATGAGGTTTGTTAAAATAGTAACAAACAAAATAATTATTACAATATTTTCCCTCAGGTCTGCCACGATATTTTTCATACAATATCTGCTCCGGTTCTTTTTGTGGTTAATCAGGTATGATACTTGCTTAAGCTGTTCTTGAACTCTTCAATCATAGTGTCGAATACGCCAATCTGGTGTGAGAGCTCCTTAATCTGCTCTACATAGAGTCCAACGCTGCCATTTACCTCGCTTACGGCTGATGAATTCTCGTCAGCAATTGAGGTAAGTGTCTGTATATTCTCAAAAAGCTCTGTGATGGACTCTGCCTCACCGTTTAGCTTCTTAGAGTTGTCAATCATAAGCACAGATACTGCCTGAAGATTGTCATTTGATACCTGTGATGTTTCTACAGCCTTATCAAGCGACTCATTTTCTGC
It contains:
- a CDS encoding methyl-accepting chemotaxis protein — its product is MKIKTRMLLFIALPILMAILLIAGSSYVYSSRMVENLSKSEMLETAKKYGSNLETFIAKQIANVDMLSDSITMSDLSDKELYNELIYVTDKNSEILAAFAGFSDKRFFNGSQLPVPDDYDPTTRDWYKDSMKSDHPYVSIPYTDAASGDTVITVSTQIKKDGKAIGVLGLDITMKTVNELVNGIKLYDTGFAYIIDSEGYIVSYKDYEPSEEFGKIEDGSKADLVDTILEGDDETFYSVEDGIKRVNSKYGIIGTDWTLVVSVPESEVMGEVHNLSLFMIGIGAFFFVLILGLLLWIIKSITSPIAALGKDMEKLADYDFSEEVKAGISKNSGRKDEIGSISRGTEKVVERLRDIVLNIREVSGHIHDVSNEIADNAKSTAKASDELTKAVDGISIGAMHQAEDMQRGTKAMQSMGEALRANEESMVELNQSSDGVYDAKEKGISAIKDLINTTAKVEESAMKVSEVIVRTDEGAKKIDEASTMIKSIAGQTNLLALNAAIEAARAGEAGKGFAVVADEIRKLAEQTDKFTEEIVVVVRNLSERTKEAVDIMEEVKTVVGEQVTCVDETEKQFVYISDEIDVTKTIIGKLNDSEKELEDARGELSEIVEGLAAVSEENAAATEECLASVEEQAASTSIIESSAERLPEMAKGLEEAVQKFKL